The following proteins are encoded in a genomic region of Verrucomicrobiia bacterium:
- a CDS encoding RHS repeat-associated core domain-containing protein, protein MQAWGTIGTLKVREEANPIPQDSSPLNDACNAGGLLATVIHHGPKAGVYFPFYDGNGDVMGYVREADGLLVAQYEYGPFGELLRATGPLSQTFSYLFSTKYHDWETGLLYYGHRYYNPSTGRWPNRDPIGERGGINLYGFVGNNPISRIDPLGLDYYGGGNADFQEKFACWWDCGAEKSKKAAALAGQALEETQKRFPGMSLHNDKADAWRHCFWSCEMARAIGQKCAKSIGDNHENAGDRKGQPKNEREMDEHNNAAGRGLASQTGNCADLCQKALDDGKLKVITP, encoded by the coding sequence ATGCAAGCGTGGGGAACCATCGGCACATTGAAAGTCAGGGAGGAGGCAAATCCCATCCCACAGGATTCCTCTCCTCTGAACGACGCTTGCAACGCGGGTGGTTTGCTGGCGACGGTGATTCATCATGGCCCGAAGGCGGGGGTGTATTTTCCGTTTTATGATGGGAATGGGGATGTGATGGGGTATGTGCGGGAGGCGGATGGCTTGTTGGTGGCGCAATATGAGTACGGCCCCTTTGGCGAACTCCTCCGCGCCACCGGCCCCCTCTCCCAGACCTTCAGTTACCTCTTCTCCACCAAATACCACGACTGGGAAACCGGCCTCCTCTACTACGGCCACAGGTATTACAACCCTTCCACCGGCAGGTGGCCAAACAGAGACCCCATCGGGGAACGAGGGGGAATCAACCTTTACGGCTTCGTAGGAAACAACCCGATCAGTCGGATTGATCCTCTCGGCTTGGACTACTACGGAGGTGGCAACGCTGACTTTCAGGAGAAATTTGCGTGTTGGTGGGATTGCGGTGCGGAGAAGTCCAAGAAGGCCGCAGCACTGGCCGGACAAGCATTGGAAGAAACGCAGAAGCGCTTTCCTGGAATGTCACTTCACAACGACAAGGCGGATGCTTGGCGGCATTGCTTCTGGAGTTGTGAGATGGCTAGAGCAATCGGCCAAAAATGTGCAAAATCCATTGGCGACAATCACGAAAATGCTGGCGACCGAAAAGGGCAGCCCAAGAACGAGCGAGAAATGGATGAACACAACAACGCGGCTGGACGCGGGCTTGCATCTCAGACTGGCAACTGCGCTGACCTTTGCCAAAAGGCCCTTGATGACGGCAAACTGAAAGTCATCACGCCATGA
- a CDS encoding pyridoxine 5'-phosphate synthase, whose protein sequence is MLKLGVNIDHVATVREARYRGRGQGEPDPVEAARLCEQAGAHGITAHLREDRRHIQDRDVWKLREIVTTRLNLEMANSAEIIGIALRLKPDIVCLVPERRQEVTTEGGLDVVGQRKAIKETRQRMNDAGIEVSLFIAPDPAQVEAAAETGTQFVELHTGAFAEAWPDPATRRVEVERLRQAAELAHRAGLRVNAGHGIHYQNIRDLYAVPHLVELNIGHSIISRAVMVGLPAAVKEMLAAMRDYPAGGGAA, encoded by the coding sequence ATGCTCAAGCTGGGAGTGAACATTGATCATGTGGCGACGGTGCGGGAGGCCCGCTACCGGGGCCGCGGACAGGGCGAGCCTGATCCGGTGGAGGCCGCCCGCCTGTGTGAGCAGGCGGGGGCGCATGGCATCACGGCGCATTTGCGCGAAGACCGGCGGCACATCCAGGACCGGGATGTCTGGAAACTGCGGGAAATCGTGACCACCCGGCTGAATTTGGAGATGGCCAACTCGGCGGAGATCATCGGCATTGCGCTGCGGCTGAAGCCGGACATTGTGTGCCTTGTGCCCGAGCGCCGTCAGGAGGTGACCACCGAGGGGGGGCTGGATGTGGTGGGGCAACGGAAAGCGATCAAGGAGACCCGCCAGCGGATGAATGACGCGGGGATTGAGGTCAGCCTGTTTATTGCGCCGGATCCCGCGCAGGTGGAGGCGGCGGCCGAAACGGGCACGCAATTTGTGGAGCTGCACACAGGCGCCTTTGCGGAGGCATGGCCTGATCCGGCGACGCGGAGGGTGGAAGTGGAGCGGCTGCGGCAGGCCGCCGAGCTGGCCCACCGGGCGGGTTTGCGGGTGAATGCGGGCCACGGCATTCATTACCAAAACATTCGCGATTTGTATGCGGTGCCGCATCTGGTGGAGTTGAACATCGGGCACAGCATCATCAGCCGCGCGGTCATGGTGGGCCTGCCGGCCGCAGTGAAGGAGATGCTGGCCGCCATGCGGGATTATCCGGCAGGAGGCGGTGCGGCATGA
- the acpS gene encoding holo-ACP synthase, translating to MILGVGIDIIEVARIEQSYQRFGERFLQRILRPAEITYCLSFKHPGPHLAARFAAKEAVSKAFGTGIGAQLSWQAIEVERRPSGEPFITLHEEGLVLLATRGGRQVLISLTHTTQYAAAVAILEA from the coding sequence ATGATCCTGGGGGTGGGCATAGACATTATTGAAGTTGCCCGCATAGAGCAGTCCTACCAGCGGTTTGGGGAGCGGTTTTTACAGCGGATACTTCGGCCGGCGGAAATTACCTATTGCCTGAGCTTCAAGCATCCCGGGCCGCATCTGGCGGCGCGGTTTGCCGCCAAGGAGGCGGTTTCCAAGGCGTTTGGCACGGGGATTGGCGCGCAATTAAGCTGGCAGGCCATCGAGGTGGAGCGGCGGCCCTCGGGCGAGCCGTTTATCACGTTGCACGAGGAAGGGCTGGTGTTGCTGGCCACCCGTGGGGGGCGGCAGGTGCTGATCAGCCTCACCCATACCACCCAATACGCCGCGGCGGTGGCCATTTTGGAGGCATGA
- a CDS encoding L,D-transpeptidase — translation MNHLAWNRLPAAFERACERRGVLPTEYALAVSVRRQRMRLYVRVPWRRGGLPRPEMMQVREMRISTSRFGVGQQENSNQTPLGLHRIAAKIGGGWPVGAVFKARQMCGYTWQGQPQARIVHRILWLAGLEPGVNQGGTVDSFRRYIYLHGFSDPLALGRPASHGCIHVGTEDLLLLFDLLPVGTLVWMGMDW, via the coding sequence ATGAACCACCTGGCCTGGAACCGCCTGCCGGCGGCCTTTGAACGCGCCTGCGAAAGGCGTGGCGTGCTGCCCACCGAGTACGCCCTGGCCGTCAGCGTGCGCCGGCAGCGGATGCGCCTGTATGTGCGGGTGCCGTGGCGGCGCGGGGGGCTGCCGCGGCCTGAGATGATGCAGGTGCGGGAGATGCGGATCTCCACTTCGCGCTTTGGGGTGGGACAGCAGGAGAACTCGAATCAAACGCCCCTGGGGCTGCATCGGATCGCCGCCAAAATCGGCGGCGGCTGGCCGGTGGGCGCCGTGTTCAAGGCGCGGCAGATGTGCGGTTATACATGGCAGGGCCAGCCACAGGCGCGGATCGTGCATCGCATCCTCTGGCTGGCCGGACTGGAGCCGGGCGTCAACCAGGGGGGGACGGTGGACAGCTTCCGGCGCTACATTTACCTGCACGGGTTCAGTGATCCCCTGGCCCTGGGGCGGCCGGCGTCGCATGGCTGCATTCATGTGGGCACGGAGGATTTGTTGCTGCTTTTTGACTTGCTGCCGGTGGGCACGCTGGTTTGGATGGGCATGGATTGGTGA